One window of the Candidatus Chryseobacterium colombiense genome contains the following:
- a CDS encoding Lrp/AsnC family transcriptional regulator, which yields MDFDDFDKKLLIYLQEDAKQTTKELSYKLGLSVTAVYERIKKLEKLGVISKYVALLSRDKINRNFTVLCHVKLIQHKKEYVIEFEKEVVNLSEITECFHVSGDYDYILKINVKDMQDYRNFMLSKLTTIKHIASTHSSFMISEVKNTTAIIL from the coding sequence ATGGATTTTGATGATTTTGACAAAAAACTACTGATTTATTTGCAGGAAGATGCTAAACAAACCACCAAAGAGCTGTCTTATAAGCTAGGATTGTCTGTAACGGCAGTCTATGAGCGTATTAAAAAACTTGAAAAGCTTGGAGTGATTTCAAAATATGTAGCCTTGCTGAGTAGAGATAAAATCAATAGAAACTTTACCGTCCTATGCCATGTGAAGCTGATCCAGCATAAGAAAGAATATGTAATTGAATTTGAAAAAGAAGTAGTGAATTTATCTGAAATAACGGAATGTTTTCATGTGAGCGGCGATTATGATTATATCTTGAAGATCAATGTAAAAGATATGCAGGATTACAGGAATTTTATGCTTTCCAAATTGACTACGATTAAGCATATTGCGAGTACTCACAGTTCGT